From Chryseobacterium salivictor, a single genomic window includes:
- a CDS encoding YdeI/OmpD-associated family protein, with the protein MLKRGEHIEGIPAELQSLLDSDQKAKDFFETLSASYKQGYCDWVGSAKQEATRQTRAGKAVLMLRNNQKTLKTV; encoded by the coding sequence ATGTTAAAAAGAGGAGAACACATCGAAGGAATTCCGGCTGAACTTCAGTCATTACTTGACAGTGACCAAAAAGCAAAAGACTTTTTTGAAACATTATCTGCCTCCTACAAACAGGGCTATTGCGACTGGGTGGGGTCGGCAAAACAGGAAGCAACAAGGCAAACGAGAGCTGGAAAAGCGGTTTTGATGCTTAGAAATAATCAAAAAACGTTAAAAACAGTTTAG
- a CDS encoding Gfo/Idh/MocA family oxidoreductase, with translation MQLVKVGLCAFGMSGKVFHAPFLKEHPGFFMSAVVERSKEESKSRYPETVIYRSVKEMLQHSDIELVVVNTPVQTHFEYVKMALEAGKNVIVEKPFTVNVAEAKELVKLAAEKNLFLSVYQNRRFDRDYLQVQKVLNEGKLGNIKEAEIRFDRFRIEPSAKEHKENPQLKGSGALHDLGSHLIDQATQLFGFPEKLFADVFPMKGSAFANDYFEILLYYKNGLRVRLKSSVFSKEAHYAYILHGDKGSFLQERTDDQENELVSGAIPTFNEDWMKPLNNPDGILNYLKENSGSERILTSSEPGNYMNYYQEIYEHIVFGYPLPSPGSEIIQNMKIIEAALESSKEGKIVYFADQ, from the coding sequence ATGCAACTGGTAAAAGTCGGCCTTTGTGCGTTTGGGATGAGCGGAAAAGTTTTTCATGCCCCTTTTTTAAAGGAACATCCGGGATTTTTTATGTCTGCGGTCGTAGAAAGATCGAAAGAAGAATCGAAGTCCAGATATCCTGAAACCGTTATTTATAGATCCGTCAAAGAAATGCTTCAGCACTCAGATATCGAATTGGTCGTCGTCAACACGCCGGTTCAGACTCATTTTGAATATGTAAAAATGGCTTTGGAAGCCGGGAAAAATGTAATCGTAGAAAAACCTTTTACCGTAAATGTTGCCGAAGCCAAAGAACTGGTGAAGCTGGCGGCAGAAAAAAACCTTTTTCTCAGTGTTTATCAAAACCGCAGGTTCGACCGTGATTATCTTCAGGTTCAAAAAGTTTTAAACGAAGGAAAGTTAGGAAATATCAAAGAAGCAGAAATCCGGTTCGACCGATTTCGTATAGAACCCAGCGCAAAAGAGCATAAAGAAAATCCCCAGTTAAAAGGTTCCGGTGCGCTGCATGACTTGGGATCTCATCTCATCGATCAGGCGACCCAACTTTTTGGCTTTCCCGAAAAACTGTTTGCTGATGTCTTTCCGATGAAAGGTTCAGCTTTTGCGAATGATTATTTCGAGATTCTGCTTTATTATAAAAACGGTTTAAGAGTCCGGTTGAAATCTTCTGTTTTCAGCAAAGAAGCGCATTATGCTTATATTCTTCACGGCGATAAAGGCAGTTTTTTACAGGAAAGAACCGATGATCAGGAAAACGAACTGGTTTCCGGAGCCATTCCCACTTTCAATGAAGACTGGATGAAACCATTAAATAACCCCGACGGAATTCTCAATTATTTAAAAGAAAACTCCGGTTCAGAAAGAATTCTCACTTCCAGCGAACCGGGAAATTACATGAATTATTATCAGGAGATTTATGAACATATTGTTTTTGGTTATCCGCTACCTTCTCCGGGATCAGAAATTATTCAGAACATGAAAATCATTGAAGCTGCTCTGGAAAGTTCGAAAGAAGGTAAGATTGTTTATTTTGCTGACCAGTGA
- a CDS encoding flavin-containing monooxygenase gives MKNKRVGIIGAGPSGLAQIRAFEALKDQGYVMPEIICFEKQENWGGMWNYSWRTGVGKYGEPIHGSMYKYLWSNGPKECLEFSDYSFDEHFKKPISSYPPRPVLFDYIQGRIKKSNAREYIRFDTTVRWVSFDEETQKFSVVLDDLKIDKTYTEELDFLVVASGHFSTPNMPYFKGIENFPGTVMHAHDFRGADQFIDRNVLIIGSSYSAEDIGVQCYKHGSKSVTLSYRSNPIGIDWPEGIKELPLVTHFEDDTAFFKDGTTEKYDAVIMCTGYKHKFPFLPDELRLKTKNNLFPDQLYKGIFFNQLPQLIYLGMQDQYYTFNMFDAQAWVARDFMMDRLELPSEAERRFDMDRWLKKNNELESSIDNVDFQSDYIKDLLALSDYPHFSVDKVAEMFKEWLLDKEEDILTYRDKTYQSVVTGTMAAQHHTDWMDELDDSKERYLYAAEEEEFIPERI, from the coding sequence ATGAAAAACAAGCGTGTCGGCATTATCGGTGCTGGCCCAAGCGGTTTAGCCCAGATCCGTGCTTTCGAAGCGCTGAAAGACCAGGGTTATGTGATGCCCGAAATTATCTGTTTCGAAAAACAGGAGAACTGGGGCGGCATGTGGAACTATTCATGGAGAACAGGTGTCGGCAAATATGGCGAACCTATTCACGGAAGTATGTACAAATATCTTTGGTCCAATGGTCCGAAAGAATGCCTGGAATTTTCTGATTATTCATTTGACGAACATTTCAAGAAACCCATTTCCTCTTATCCTCCGCGGCCTGTATTATTCGATTATATTCAGGGACGGATTAAAAAAAGCAACGCGCGCGAGTATATCCGTTTCGACACCACCGTAAGATGGGTGAGTTTCGATGAGGAAACCCAAAAATTCAGCGTCGTTCTCGATGATTTAAAAATCGACAAAACCTATACCGAGGAGCTGGATTTTTTAGTCGTGGCGTCCGGCCATTTTTCTACCCCCAATATGCCTTACTTTAAAGGAATTGAAAACTTCCCCGGAACAGTGATGCATGCTCATGATTTCAGAGGTGCAGATCAGTTTATCGACCGGAATGTTTTGATCATTGGCAGCAGTTATTCCGCAGAAGACATTGGCGTTCAATGTTATAAACACGGTTCAAAATCGGTAACGCTGAGTTACAGAAGCAACCCGATCGGCATCGACTGGCCGGAAGGAATTAAGGAACTTCCGTTGGTTACGCATTTCGAAGACGACACCGCTTTCTTTAAAGACGGCACGACCGAAAAATATGATGCCGTGATTATGTGTACCGGTTACAAACACAAGTTCCCGTTTTTACCCGATGAACTTCGGTTGAAAACCAAAAACAACCTCTTCCCGGATCAGCTGTACAAGGGAATATTTTTCAATCAGTTGCCGCAGTTAATTTATTTGGGAATGCAGGATCAATATTACACCTTCAATATGTTCGATGCGCAGGCTTGGGTTGCCCGGGACTTTATGATGGATCGCCTGGAATTGCCTTCGGAAGCAGAAAGAAGATTCGATATGGACCGATGGTTAAAGAAAAATAACGAATTGGAAAGCAGTATCGATAATGTCGATTTCCAGTCAGATTATATCAAGGATTTACTTGCTCTTTCGGATTATCCGCATTTCAGTGTAGATAAAGTGGCAGAAATGTTCAAGGAATGGCTTCTGGACAAAGAAGAGGACATTCTTACGTACCGCGACAAAACTTATCAAAGTGTGGTTACCGGAACCATGGCCGCTCAGCACCACACCGACTGGATGGATGAATTAGACGACAGCAAGGAGCGCTATCTTTATGCAGCTGAGGAAGAAGAATTCATTCCCGAACGCATTTAA
- a CDS encoding M16 family metallopeptidase yields the protein MIKKSFSAFGLLLLGVVSQAQEIKFEEYDLPNGMHVILHQDNKAPVVTTAVMYHVGAKDEIENRTGFAHFFEHLLFEGTPNIKRGEWMKIVAANGGTNNANTTDDRTYYYETFPSNNLQLGLWMESERLRHPVINQIGVDTQNEVVKEEKRMRVDNQPYGNIMKAIKLGLFKKHPYKNTTIGEMEDLDSAKLEEFLTFFKKYYVPNNATLVVAGDFQPAETRKLIDTYFAGIPKGAPIVRNLPKEDPITKETVMTYTDPNIQLPAYLYTYRTPSDKTRDSKVLDMVSSYLSNGKSSVLYKKLVDQDKKALQVQAINLGEEDYSVFAFFAIPLGTTTEAALRTDIDAEVKKLQTTLISEEDFQKLQNQFENQFVNANSSIQGIASSLATYHVLQGDANLINKEIEIYRNITREDIREVAKKYLNSNQRVIINYLPEKK from the coding sequence ATGATAAAAAAATCTTTTTCAGCTTTTGGCCTTCTCCTTTTGGGAGTGGTGTCGCAGGCTCAGGAAATTAAATTTGAGGAATATGATTTGCCAAACGGCATGCATGTGATTCTGCATCAGGACAATAAGGCGCCTGTTGTTACCACTGCGGTGATGTATCACGTAGGGGCAAAAGATGAAATCGAGAACAGAACCGGTTTTGCTCACTTTTTCGAGCATTTGCTTTTTGAGGGAACGCCCAACATCAAGCGTGGCGAATGGATGAAAATTGTGGCTGCCAACGGCGGAACCAATAACGCCAATACCACCGATGACCGGACGTATTACTACGAAACTTTCCCCTCCAATAATTTACAGCTCGGTTTGTGGATGGAATCTGAGCGATTGAGACATCCGGTAATTAACCAGATCGGCGTGGATACCCAGAATGAAGTGGTGAAAGAAGAGAAAAGAATGCGCGTTGATAATCAGCCTTACGGTAATATTATGAAAGCCATTAAGCTTGGTCTTTTTAAAAAACACCCTTACAAAAACACCACCATCGGTGAAATGGAAGATCTGGATTCCGCGAAACTGGAAGAGTTTTTGACTTTCTTTAAGAAATATTACGTTCCGAATAACGCAACTTTGGTGGTCGCAGGAGATTTTCAGCCGGCTGAAACCAGAAAGCTGATCGATACTTATTTTGCAGGCATTCCGAAAGGAGCACCAATTGTAAGAAATTTACCTAAAGAAGATCCGATTACCAAAGAAACGGTGATGACTTATACTGATCCTAATATTCAGTTGCCGGCTTATCTTTATACCTACAGAACGCCAAGTGATAAGACACGCGATTCTAAAGTTTTAGATATGGTTTCTTCTTATTTGAGTAATGGGAAATCTTCGGTTCTGTATAAAAAACTGGTTGATCAGGATAAAAAAGCACTTCAGGTTCAGGCCATTAATTTGGGTGAAGAAGATTACAGCGTATTTGCATTCTTCGCGATTCCTTTAGGAACGACCACAGAAGCTGCTTTGCGGACAGATATCGATGCTGAGGTGAAAAAACTTCAGACGACTTTAATCAGCGAAGAAGATTTTCAGAAACTTCAAAACCAGTTTGAAAATCAGTTCGTGAATGCCAATTCAAGCATTCAGGGAATTGCAAGTTCTTTGGCGACCTATCACGTTTTACAGGGCGATGCCAATTTAATCAATAAAGAAATTGAAATCTACCGAAACATCACGCGTGAAGACATCCGCGAGGTTGCCAAGAAATACCTGAACAGCAACCAAAGAGTTATTATTAATTATTTACCGGAAAAAAAATAA
- a CDS encoding M16 family metallopeptidase — MKKSLYSIAAVFFVSGLISAQVIDLNQMPKPGPTPSVNIATPQTFKLKNGLTVMVVEDHKLPRVNTTLTFDHPPVVEGNKAGVSDIMADLLGSGTSKISKDEFNKKVDFLGASINYRANGASANTLSKYYPEILNLFAAGITDAKFSNEELSKSKERGIAGLKSSELSAQVIGKRVFDVLTYGKNTALGEYQTEQTLNAITLADVQDMYKKSYAPNTGYLVVIGDVKYSEVKKMIENAFEGWKKSDYKYPSLPKFSNVAKTEIDVVDVPTAAQSVIMLGDLHDLKMKDPQYFAATTANYILGGGSLETRVNMNLREKNGFTYGAYTSLDVSKYDSSFGGTANVRGEVTDKAIKEFMTEIKGIKTIKPEELHNAKEKLKGSFILSLERPETVARFALNLITQDLPKDFYSNYLKSVDALTVDQVQKASDSFIKPNNMRIFVAGKTSQFAGQLDALGYPVKYFDNYGNPVAKPEVKKADASVTLAGVADKYIAAIGGKDKVSKITSITSVATTKMQGMELGIKNTQAIGGKVNMEISMMGNTIQKMTYDGMKGSMTAQGNKMDMPAEMQEAYAKEKNLFPELAFATSKEYTLGGIEKIEGADAYAVKSGDTTYYYDVKTGLKVGEIKKQKMQGQEIEVPSYYSNYKDVDGVKLPFTIKVNQMGQDMQLDVKSYELNKATAEDFK, encoded by the coding sequence ATGAAAAAATCATTATATAGTATTGCCGCCGTATTTTTTGTTTCTGGCTTGATCAGTGCACAGGTTATCGACCTTAACCAAATGCCGAAACCGGGACCTACGCCGTCGGTGAATATCGCCACGCCCCAAACCTTTAAACTGAAAAACGGTTTAACCGTGATGGTGGTAGAAGATCATAAACTACCGCGGGTAAACACCACTCTGACTTTTGACCATCCGCCAGTGGTGGAGGGAAACAAAGCTGGAGTAAGTGATATTATGGCGGATCTTTTGGGCAGCGGAACTTCGAAAATATCAAAAGACGAGTTTAATAAAAAAGTAGATTTTCTGGGAGCGTCCATTAACTATCGGGCAAATGGAGCCAGTGCCAACACGCTTTCAAAATACTACCCGGAAATTTTAAATCTTTTCGCAGCCGGAATTACCGATGCCAAATTCTCGAATGAGGAATTGAGTAAATCTAAAGAAAGAGGAATTGCAGGTTTGAAATCGAGTGAGTTAAGTGCACAGGTGATCGGCAAGCGCGTTTTCGATGTTTTGACTTATGGCAAAAATACCGCTTTAGGGGAATATCAAACTGAACAGACTTTGAATGCTATTACTTTGGCTGATGTTCAGGATATGTACAAAAAATCGTATGCACCCAATACCGGCTACCTGGTGGTCATCGGTGATGTGAAGTACAGCGAGGTGAAGAAAATGATTGAGAATGCTTTTGAGGGCTGGAAAAAATCAGATTACAAATATCCTTCATTACCGAAATTCTCTAATGTTGCGAAAACCGAAATCGATGTTGTAGATGTTCCTACGGCGGCGCAGTCTGTGATTATGTTGGGAGATCTTCATGATTTAAAAATGAAAGATCCTCAATATTTTGCAGCAACGACAGCGAATTATATCTTAGGAGGCGGAAGTCTGGAAACCCGGGTGAACATGAACCTTCGCGAGAAAAACGGATTTACTTACGGCGCTTATACCTCTCTGGATGTTTCGAAATATGATTCCAGTTTTGGCGGAACTGCCAATGTTCGTGGTGAAGTGACCGACAAAGCGATCAAAGAATTTATGACAGAAATTAAGGGAATAAAAACCATTAAACCCGAAGAACTGCACAACGCAAAAGAAAAACTCAAAGGCAGTTTCATTCTTTCTCTGGAAAGACCGGAAACAGTTGCGCGGTTTGCATTGAATTTAATTACCCAGGATTTACCAAAAGATTTCTATTCCAATTATCTGAAATCGGTGGATGCTCTGACGGTTGATCAGGTACAGAAAGCTTCTGATTCTTTCATCAAACCCAACAATATGAGAATATTTGTGGCGGGAAAAACCAGCCAGTTTGCCGGGCAGTTAGATGCTTTGGGTTATCCGGTAAAGTATTTTGATAATTATGGAAATCCCGTGGCCAAACCTGAAGTAAAGAAAGCTGATGCCAGTGTCACTTTAGCCGGCGTTGCCGATAAATACATTGCGGCGATCGGTGGGAAAGACAAAGTTTCGAAGATTACCTCGATTACTTCTGTAGCGACCACGAAAATGCAGGGAATGGAACTGGGTATTAAAAATACGCAGGCCATCGGTGGAAAAGTAAATATGGAAATTTCGATGATGGGGAATACCATTCAGAAAATGACTTACGACGGCATGAAAGGGTCGATGACCGCACAGGGAAATAAAATGGATATGCCCGCAGAAATGCAGGAAGCATACGCCAAAGAAAAAAACCTTTTCCCGGAATTAGCTTTTGCAACTTCTAAAGAGTACACGCTCGGCGGCATCGAAAAAATAGAAGGTGCGGATGCCTACGCGGTAAAGTCTGGAGATACCACCTATTACTATGACGTAAAAACCGGCTTAAAAGTAGGTGAAATCAAAAAGCAGAAAATGCAGGGTCAGGAAATTGAAGTTCCCAGTTACTATTCCAATTACAAAGACGTTGACGGCGTTAAGTTACCGTTTACCATCAAAGTAAACCAAATGGGACAGGACATGCAGCTGGATGTAAAGTCTTACGAATTAAACAAAGCGACCGCAGAAGATTTTAAATAA
- a CDS encoding MFS transporter, translating to MKYITRTVWILSLVSLFTDIASEMLYPVMPMYLKSIGFSIVLIGILEGVAEATAGMSKAYFGKLSDNSGRRVPFVKIGYAFSAVSKPMMAIFTYPLLIFFSRTLDRFGKGIRTAARDALLSDEATAETKGQIFGFHRSMDTLGAVIGPSLALIYLYYYPQNYRILFFVAFIPGLLAVLASFLLKDKHPKDIKPKTAASFFSFINYWKVSPPEYKKLVIGLLAFTLFNSSDIFLLLKAKQSGLDDTVVIAVYIFYNLIYALFSFPIGILADKIGLKKILISGLLLFSAVYFGMSVNTNLYVFFGLFSLYGIYAAATDGISTAWISNISDRKDTATAIGTFSGFQSICTMLASSFAGLIWFQFGAAATFLISAFATLIVVLYLLTIRKPKTLIKESH from the coding sequence GTGAAATATATTACACGCACTGTTTGGATCTTATCATTAGTCAGTCTCTTCACCGATATTGCCAGTGAAATGCTGTATCCGGTGATGCCCATGTATTTAAAATCAATCGGCTTTTCAATTGTGCTCATCGGAATACTTGAAGGCGTTGCAGAAGCTACGGCAGGCATGAGCAAAGCTTATTTCGGTAAACTTTCAGACAATTCGGGCAGAAGAGTTCCATTTGTTAAAATAGGATATGCTTTCAGTGCGGTTTCAAAACCGATGATGGCGATTTTCACTTATCCCCTTTTGATTTTCTTTAGCCGTACCCTTGACCGTTTCGGAAAAGGAATCCGGACGGCGGCAAGAGACGCCCTGCTTTCAGATGAAGCCACCGCGGAAACGAAAGGTCAGATTTTCGGCTTTCACCGATCCATGGATACTTTGGGAGCGGTCATCGGGCCTTCTTTGGCTTTAATTTATCTGTATTATTATCCGCAGAACTATCGGATCCTATTTTTTGTTGCTTTTATTCCGGGGCTTCTTGCTGTTCTTGCCTCTTTTTTATTGAAAGATAAACATCCTAAAGACATCAAACCCAAAACAGCTGCTTCTTTCTTTTCTTTTATTAATTACTGGAAAGTAAGCCCGCCGGAATACAAAAAATTAGTCATCGGACTCCTTGCTTTTACCCTTTTTAACAGCTCAGACATTTTCCTTCTGCTCAAAGCAAAACAGTCTGGACTTGATGACACAGTGGTTATTGCGGTCTATATCTTTTATAATCTTATTTATGCATTGTTTTCTTTTCCAATCGGGATTCTTGCGGACAAAATAGGTCTGAAAAAAATTCTTATATCAGGTCTGCTCCTGTTTTCAGCGGTTTACTTTGGAATGTCGGTGAACACCAATCTGTATGTATTTTTTGGACTGTTTTCTCTTTACGGGATTTACGCCGCAGCGACCGACGGGATTTCAACAGCGTGGATTTCCAATATCAGTGACCGGAAAGATACCGCAACGGCCATCGGAACATTTTCGGGATTTCAGAGCATCTGCACCATGCTCGCAAGTTCATTTGCAGGCCTTATTTGGTTTCAGTTCGGTGCAGCCGCGACTTTTTTAATCTCCGCATTTGCCACACTGATTGTCGTTCTTTACCTTCTCACAATTCGTAAACCCAAGACTTTAATCAAAGAAAGTCATTAG
- the mgtA gene encoding magnesium-translocating P-type ATPase — MLNILHKKVTASLVAPDNSANQLAAKQLLEAAEADPQKLFIQLESSEEGLSEDQVLKKRLAYGINEIAHEKAPSWYIQLLGAFINPFNGVLFLIGVVSFFMNVIYAAPGTKDYKEVIVVLLMILTSVLLRFSQEFRSNKAAEELKSMVKTNASVLRKDSGKIDIDIKKLVPGDLISVSAGDMIPADVRILHSKDLFVGQSMLTGEAMPVEKHDTLLTDSSEKSSLDLENICFLGTNVVSGTAQAIVVATGNQTYFGTMSESLVGKRAETSFEKGVNSVSWLLIRFMFVMVPLVFLINGLTKGNWLEAFMFGISVAVGLTPEMLPMIVTTNLAKGAVSMSKRKVVVKRLNAIQNIGAMDILCTDKTGTLTLDKIVMQRHLNIHGIEDDEVFKWAYLNSFYQTGLKNLMDLAVIDYHETHEDVQADLKLAEFKKVDEIPFDFNRRRMSVILEEKNCKHFLICKGAVEEMLSVCNRAIDPGADEQSQFFTDAIIPLDENLKNKIIKIIDKLNEDGLRVLLIGVKESDAGPLTYSIADECDLVLTGFIGFLDPAKPTASAAVHELQKLGVNIKVLTGDNGIVTKKICREVGIPVTNVLLGNELEKMTDEEFQNKISTVSILAKLSPLQKSRVVKLLQQKGHTVGFMGDGINDAAALRDADVGVSVDTGVDIAKESADIILLEKDLMVLQKGVVYGRRTHGNIIKYIKMTASSNFGNMFSVLGASALLPFLPMLPIQILINNLLYDFSQISIPWDRMDSDYIATPHKWDANGISKFMIIIGPISSVFDYTTFALMWFIFKANSPDHQSLFQTGWFVESLISQTLIVHMIRTRKIPFIQSWASAPVVALTSTIMLVGILIPFSPFAAAFKMTPLPLMYFPWLLGILFSYCLLTQFVKNWFIKKYNSWL, encoded by the coding sequence ATGTTGAATATTTTACATAAAAAAGTGACCGCCAGTTTAGTTGCGCCGGATAACAGCGCAAACCAACTCGCAGCGAAACAACTTTTAGAAGCCGCAGAAGCCGATCCCCAGAAACTGTTCATTCAGCTCGAAAGCAGTGAGGAAGGTCTTTCAGAAGATCAGGTTCTAAAAAAAAGGTTAGCGTATGGCATCAATGAAATAGCGCACGAAAAAGCACCCTCCTGGTATATTCAGTTACTCGGCGCTTTTATAAATCCTTTCAATGGGGTCTTATTCTTAATCGGCGTAGTTTCCTTTTTTATGAATGTAATTTATGCGGCTCCCGGCACCAAAGATTACAAAGAAGTGATTGTGGTTTTGCTCATGATCCTGACCAGTGTCCTGCTGAGATTCTCTCAGGAATTCAGAAGCAATAAAGCGGCAGAAGAGTTGAAAAGCATGGTTAAAACTAATGCGTCGGTGCTGCGGAAAGACTCGGGTAAAATTGATATTGATATCAAAAAATTAGTCCCCGGTGATCTTATTTCGGTATCTGCCGGTGACATGATTCCCGCTGACGTCAGAATACTTCACTCCAAAGATTTATTCGTAGGCCAATCAATGCTGACCGGTGAAGCCATGCCTGTTGAGAAACACGATACGCTGCTGACGGACAGTTCCGAAAAATCTTCACTCGACTTAGAGAATATCTGTTTCCTTGGGACCAATGTGGTGAGTGGAACTGCTCAGGCAATCGTAGTGGCCACAGGCAATCAAACGTACTTTGGCACGATGTCGGAATCACTGGTGGGCAAAAGAGCCGAAACCAGTTTTGAAAAAGGAGTCAACAGTGTAAGCTGGCTGCTCATTCGGTTTATGTTTGTTATGGTTCCGCTTGTTTTTTTAATTAATGGATTGACGAAAGGAAACTGGCTGGAAGCATTTATGTTCGGTATCAGCGTTGCCGTAGGATTAACGCCCGAAATGTTGCCGATGATTGTAACGACCAATCTGGCGAAAGGCGCCGTAAGCATGAGCAAAAGAAAAGTAGTGGTCAAAAGATTAAATGCCATTCAGAATATCGGTGCGATGGATATTCTTTGTACCGACAAAACCGGAACTTTAACGCTTGACAAAATAGTCATGCAAAGACATCTCAACATTCACGGTATCGAAGATGACGAAGTTTTTAAGTGGGCGTATCTGAACAGTTTTTATCAAACCGGTTTGAAAAACCTCATGGATTTGGCCGTAATCGATTATCATGAAACCCATGAAGATGTACAGGCCGATTTAAAGCTGGCCGAATTTAAGAAAGTAGATGAGATACCTTTTGATTTTAACCGGCGGAGGATGTCTGTCATTTTGGAAGAAAAAAACTGCAAACACTTTTTGATCTGCAAAGGCGCTGTCGAAGAAATGCTGTCGGTCTGTAACCGGGCAATAGATCCGGGGGCAGATGAACAAAGTCAGTTTTTCACAGATGCCATTATTCCTTTAGACGAAAATCTCAAAAACAAAATCATCAAAATCATAGATAAGCTCAATGAAGACGGACTTCGGGTACTGCTTATCGGTGTAAAAGAAAGCGATGCAGGACCGCTTACATATTCGATCGCTGATGAATGCGACTTGGTACTTACCGGTTTCATCGGTTTTCTGGATCCTGCAAAACCAACGGCAAGTGCGGCCGTTCATGAACTGCAGAAATTAGGAGTCAACATAAAAGTGCTGACAGGTGATAACGGTATTGTCACTAAAAAGATTTGCCGTGAAGTGGGTATTCCCGTAACGAATGTGCTGCTCGGCAACGAGCTGGAAAAGATGACTGATGAGGAATTTCAAAATAAAATCAGCACGGTATCCATACTCGCAAAATTAAGTCCGCTGCAAAAATCCAGAGTCGTGAAACTGCTCCAGCAAAAAGGACACACCGTGGGATTTATGGGCGACGGAATCAATGACGCGGCGGCTCTGCGCGATGCAGATGTGGGCGTCTCGGTGGATACCGGCGTAGATATCGCCAAAGAAAGTGCCGATATCATTCTGCTCGAAAAAGACTTAATGGTTCTGCAGAAAGGTGTTGTTTATGGCCGCAGAACGCATGGAAATATCATTAAGTATATCAAAATGACTGCCAGCAGTAACTTCGGGAACATGTTCAGCGTTTTGGGCGCCTCGGCTTTATTGCCTTTTTTACCTATGCTTCCGATACAGATTTTAATCAATAATCTCCTGTATGATTTCTCGCAAATATCAATTCCCTGGGACAGAATGGATTCTGATTACATTGCCACCCCGCATAAATGGGACGCCAACGGAATCAGCAAATTCATGATCATCATCGGACCGATCAGCTCTGTTTTCGATTATACCACTTTTGCTCTGATGTGGTTTATCTTCAAAGCCAATTCACCGGATCACCAGAGTTTATTCCAGACTGGCTGGTTTGTAGAGAGTTTGATTTCCCAAACTTTAATCGTTCACATGATTCGCACACGCAAAATTCCGTTTATTCAAAGTTGGGCTTCCGCACCCGTTGTGGCTCTCACCTCCACCATAATGCTGGTCGGCATCCTGATTCCCTTCTCCCCTTTTGCCGCCGCTTTCAAAATGACGCCTTTGCCTTTGATGTATTTCCCGTGGTTATTGGGGATCCTGTTCAGTTATTGCTTACTGACTCAGTTTGTGAAAAATTGGTTTATTAAGAAATACAACAGCTGGTTATAG